The Methanosphaera sp. BMS genome contains a region encoding:
- a CDS encoding HypC/HybG/HupF family hydrogenase formation chaperone: MCIAAPAKILEINNNIATCDFGGVKQEAKLDLVEATIGNYVLIHSGYAIEVLSEEAAKETLNTWNDLLEELENE, encoded by the coding sequence ATGTGTATTGCAGCACCTGCAAAAATTTTAGAAATCAATAACAATATCGCCACATGTGATTTTGGAGGAGTAAAACAGGAAGCTAAACTGGATTTGGTGGAGGCAACTATTGGAAATTATGTTTTGATTCATTCTGGGTATGCTATAGAAGTATTATCAGAAGAAGCAGCAAAAGAAACATTAAATACTTGGAATGATCTTTTAGAGGAATTAGAAAACGAATAA
- a CDS encoding indole-3-glycerol-phosphate synthase, which produces MNKVEEIIANNKKIVEESKKKIPTEILKNNAFDYRSTISSKYDFQDMLNKNRCNLICEYKVASPSRGPISNLSLGDIIGIYEKTPVDAISILTENLYFNSNLKNLKDAKKYTSKALLRKDFIIDEYMIYEAAVNDASCVLLIEGICPDIEGYLNICHELGMDAIVECHSIRDILNIEEYDPPIIGVNNRNLKNFSINLETTKKLKEYVPNYMISESGVNNTDDAKQLKDYGADGILIGSSVLESNDKEIISSYIHNLHRALEN; this is translated from the coding sequence ATGAATAAAGTCGAAGAAATCATAGCCAACAATAAAAAGATTGTTGAAGAGTCTAAGAAGAAAATTCCAACAGAGATTCTGAAAAACAATGCCTTCGATTACCGATCAACAATTTCATCAAAGTATGACTTTCAAGATATGTTAAATAAAAACAGATGTAACTTAATCTGTGAATATAAAGTGGCCAGCCCATCAAGAGGCCCTATCAGTAATTTGAGTCTTGGAGATATAATAGGAATATATGAAAAAACCCCTGTTGATGCAATAAGCATACTTACCGAGAATTTATACTTCAACAGTAATCTGAAGAATTTGAAAGATGCTAAGAAATATACTTCCAAAGCATTATTACGTAAGGACTTCATTATTGATGAATACATGATATATGAAGCTGCCGTCAATGATGCAAGTTGCGTATTATTAATTGAAGGAATATGTCCGGATATCGAAGGGTATCTTAACATATGCCATGAATTGGGAATGGACGCCATTGTCGAATGTCATAGCATCAGGGACATATTGAACATTGAAGAATATGACCCACCGATTATTGGTGTGAATAACAGAAACCTAAAAAATTTTAGTATTAACCTAGAAACGACAAAAAAATTAAAAGAATACGTTCCAAATTATATGATTTCAGAAAGTGGAGTAAATAACACAGATGATGCAAAACAGTTGAAAGATTATGGTGCCGATGGAATACTGATAGGAAGTAGTGTTTTAGAAAGTAATGACAAAGAAATTATTTCATCATATATACACAATTTACACCGGGCATTAGAAAATTAA
- a CDS encoding aminodeoxychorismate/anthranilate synthase component II — protein MILLLDNYDSFTYNLYQILKEYDEDVIVKRNDKITIDEIKIINPDHIIISPGPGCPTNRKDFGICSDVIKEFKHTPILGVCLGNQGIYHTYGGLIKKSIPVHGKKDEIYHVDSPLFKDVPERFEIIRYHSLICDESMIPDDIKVTSYTDDKIIMSIEHKKYPAYGVQFHPESIGSDYGHKIIENFLEL, from the coding sequence ATGATATTGCTATTGGATAACTATGACTCATTCACATATAACCTATACCAAATTCTCAAAGAGTATGATGAGGATGTCATCGTTAAACGAAATGATAAAATCACCATTGATGAGATTAAAATTATTAATCCAGACCATATCATAATATCACCGGGTCCAGGATGTCCAACAAACAGGAAAGACTTCGGTATTTGTAGTGATGTGATAAAAGAGTTTAAACATACACCAATATTGGGGGTTTGTCTAGGAAATCAAGGAATATATCATACATATGGCGGATTGATTAAAAAAAGTATTCCAGTACATGGAAAAAAAGATGAAATATATCATGTGGATTCACCATTATTTAAGGATGTTCCTGAAAGATTTGAAATAATTAGATATCACTCATTAATATGTGATGAAAGTATGATACCCGATGACATAAAAGTCACGTCCTACACCGATGACAAGATAATCATGTCCATAGAACACAAAAAATATCCTGCATATGGAGTGCAATTCCATCCGGAATCTATTGGAAGCGATTATGGCCATAAAATTATTGAAAACTTCTTAGAACTATGA
- a CDS encoding DUF5591 domain-containing protein, which produces MKHAKIPCITELSLHRPEVIRWQNRMKLLEPYSDTIVVFPCSMKKPYSQSQSHTIFRRYSKGLQEVILTSPFGICPREMEKTYPIQSYDASTTGDWSDEEIQMAGKAIKEYAKDYKVIAHVAGGYKKACEEYLDNVVYTCLDDNTRSSESLANLKDEVKKADKVPNNKHKLHDLRSIARYQFNSKKMDALIPDNTRTSGRFNTRIMIEKEQIATLHFETGLYTLNLKAGEILKENEINRVFINFDLQSNTLFAPGIVDADKEIIPNDEVVIIKDDTVIGVGKSMMNGEELVNADKGIGVKIRHQIK; this is translated from the coding sequence ATGAAACATGCAAAAATTCCATGTATAACTGAATTATCACTTCACAGACCTGAAGTTATCAGATGGCAAAATAGGATGAAGCTATTGGAACCATACAGTGATACTATTGTAGTCTTCCCATGCAGCATGAAAAAACCATATTCCCAATCACAATCACACACAATCTTTAGAAGGTATTCTAAAGGACTGCAAGAGGTTATACTTACCTCACCGTTTGGGATTTGTCCAAGAGAAATGGAGAAAACTTATCCGATTCAGTCATATGATGCTTCAACTACTGGTGACTGGTCTGATGAGGAAATCCAAATGGCGGGAAAAGCAATCAAAGAGTATGCTAAAGATTACAAGGTAATAGCACATGTAGCCGGTGGATATAAGAAGGCGTGCGAAGAATATTTGGATAACGTGGTTTACACCTGTTTGGATGATAATACCCGTTCATCAGAATCATTGGCCAACTTAAAGGATGAAGTTAAAAAGGCGGATAAAGTGCCAAACAATAAACATAAACTTCATGATTTAAGATCAATTGCCAGATATCAATTTAACAGCAAGAAAATGGATGCACTCATACCGGACAATACACGAACAAGTGGTCGTTTTAATACTAGAATAATGATTGAAAAGGAGCAAATTGCCACATTACACTTTGAAACTGGATTATATACATTGAATCTTAAAGCCGGTGAGATTTTAAAAGAAAATGAAATCAACAGGGTATTTATAAATTTTGACTTGCAAAGCAACACATTATTTGCACCGGGTATTGTTGATGCAGATAAAGAAATCATTCCTAATGATGAAGTTGTCATCATAAAAGATGATACAGTTATCGGAGTAGGTAAATCCATGATGAACGGTGAAGAACTGGTCAATGCAGACAAGGGAATTGGTGTTAAAATCAGACATCAAATTAAGTAA
- the trpA gene encoding tryptophan synthase subunit alpha, with product MSKVSYREMFERLEKNNEGAFIPFVVAGDPDYKTSLNIVKRLVDSGVDALEIGFPFSDPVADGASVQEADIRAFDSGMTIEKCFSFLEEVREYTSIPIGLLLYYNIVYKHGIDAFYERLSKLDINAVLIADLPPEEAQDVIDASNKYNIEEIFIVSQTTSNERLKKISEIVGGFIYVASVMGTTGVRKEVEHNTKELIKRIKRNTDLHICVGFGISEEKHVKEVLDAGSDGAIVGSAIINIIKENLNDNEKIYEKITKYTTSMKNATRRLE from the coding sequence ATGAGTAAAGTAAGTTACAGAGAAATGTTTGAAAGACTGGAAAAAAATAATGAAGGAGCGTTCATCCCATTTGTCGTTGCCGGGGACCCTGATTATAAAACTTCATTGAATATTGTTAAGAGATTAGTAGATAGCGGTGTTGATGCTTTGGAAATAGGTTTTCCATTCTCTGATCCGGTAGCAGATGGTGCCAGTGTTCAGGAAGCTGATATCAGGGCATTCGATAGTGGCATGACCATTGAAAAATGTTTTTCTTTTCTTGAAGAAGTAAGAGAATATACGTCAATTCCAATAGGATTACTGTTGTATTATAATATTGTTTATAAACATGGAATAGATGCATTTTATGAACGTTTAAGTAAATTGGACATCAATGCTGTTTTAATAGCTGATTTGCCACCTGAGGAAGCACAGGATGTTATTGATGCATCGAATAAGTACAACATCGAGGAGATTTTCATAGTTTCACAGACAACAAGTAATGAACGGTTAAAAAAGATTAGTGAAATTGTTGGTGGCTTTATATATGTTGCATCTGTTATGGGTACAACAGGTGTGAGAAAGGAAGTTGAACATAACACGAAAGAATTAATTAAAAGAATTAAAAGGAATACCGACCTTCACATATGTGTAGGTTTTGGTATATCAGAGGAAAAACACGTGAAAGAGGTATTGGATGCAGGCTCCGATGGGGCGATAGTTGGAAGTGCAATAATTAATATTATTAAAGAAAATTTAAATGATAACGAGAAAATATATGAGAAAATAACAAAGTATACGACAAGTATGAAGAATGCTACGAGGAGATTAGAATGA
- the trpB gene encoding tryptophan synthase subunit beta, whose translation MKYDGKFGKYGGVYVPELLIPAIEELEEAFYKFKDNKEFTKELDEYLCEFAGRPTGLYYAENLSKKLGCKIYLKREDMLHTGAHKINNTIGQGLLAKYMGKTQLIAETGAGQHGIATAVIGAKLGLDVKVFMGSKDVERQKLNVFRMELSGAEVNPVDIGSKTLKDSINEAFRYWISNLDTTHYLIGTTMGPHPYPSMVKYFQSVIGKEARKQIIEKEGKLPDTVIACVGGGSNAMGIFSGFVDDESVELIGVEAGGEGIDGLNHGATITKGTDGILHGSLSIILQNDEGQIRNTSSVSAGLDYPGVGPEHAYLHSIERARYVPITNDEALEAFELLCRTEGIIPALESSHAIAYAVKYAKKEENKNKTIIVNLSGRGDKDMFIVAKELGVEL comes from the coding sequence ATGAAATATGATGGAAAGTTTGGTAAATATGGCGGAGTATATGTACCTGAATTATTGATACCTGCAATAGAGGAGCTTGAAGAAGCATTTTATAAGTTTAAGGATAACAAAGAATTTACAAAAGAGTTAGATGAGTATTTATGTGAATTTGCAGGTAGACCTACGGGATTGTATTATGCTGAAAATTTATCCAAGAAACTGGGATGTAAGATCTATCTAAAACGTGAGGATATGCTTCATACAGGAGCACATAAGATAAACAATACAATCGGCCAAGGTTTACTGGCTAAGTACATGGGAAAGACTCAACTGATAGCTGAAACGGGTGCGGGACAGCATGGAATAGCAACTGCAGTTATTGGTGCAAAACTTGGCTTGGACGTTAAGGTATTTATGGGTTCAAAGGATGTTGAAAGACAGAAACTAAATGTGTTCAGAATGGAATTGTCCGGAGCAGAAGTCAATCCGGTAGATATCGGAAGTAAAACACTTAAAGATTCCATCAATGAAGCCTTCAGATATTGGATTTCAAATCTGGATACTACCCATTATCTGATAGGCACTACAATGGGTCCACATCCATATCCCAGCATGGTTAAATACTTCCAAAGTGTGATTGGAAAAGAGGCAAGAAAACAAATTATCGAAAAAGAGGGCAAACTACCCGATACGGTTATTGCCTGTGTTGGTGGTGGAAGTAATGCCATGGGAATATTTAGCGGATTTGTGGATGATGAATCGGTTGAACTGATTGGCGTTGAAGCTGGTGGAGAAGGAATAGATGGGTTAAATCATGGTGCTACAATAACAAAGGGTACTGATGGAATATTACATGGTTCGTTATCAATCATTCTGCAAAATGATGAAGGTCAGATTAGAAATACCAGCAGTGTATCTGCAGGTTTGGATTATCCTGGTGTAGGTCCGGAACATGCATATCTACATAGCATTGAACGTGCAAGATATGTTCCGATTACAAATGATGAAGCATTGGAAGCCTTTGAATTATTATGTAGGACAGAGGGAATCATACCGGCTCTTGAAAGTTCACATGCCATAGCGTATGCAGTTAAATATGCCAAAAAAGAGGAAAATAAGAACAAGACAATTATAGTAAACCTATCTGGTAGGGGAGATAAGGATATGTTTATCGTTGCAAAGGAATTGGGAGTGGAATTATGA
- a CDS encoding DUF362 domain-containing protein — protein sequence MIVNDNCLYCGACAGVCIADAIDVQELKIVIDEEKCTKCGLCVKTCPVAAIKME from the coding sequence ATGATTGTTAATGATAATTGTTTATACTGTGGTGCATGTGCTGGAGTATGTATAGCAGATGCTATCGATGTACAGGAATTAAAAATAGTCATCGATGAAGAAAAATGTACAAAATGTGGTTTATGCGTAAAAACATGCCCTGTAGCGGCAATTAAAATGGAATAG
- a CDS encoding metal-sulfur cluster assembly factor, whose amino-acid sequence MSSEEIKSQIQDKLAMIADPHMGVSIVAMGLIREIQYDEESKEADITISPTNPGCMSIANIAMAAKLEAEKVEGVEKANITVIDHMMADTINEMVNKEE is encoded by the coding sequence ATGAGTTCAGAAGAAATAAAAAGTCAAATTCAAGATAAATTAGCAATGATTGCAGACCCACACATGGGCGTTAGTATTGTAGCTATGGGACTAATCAGAGAAATACAATATGATGAAGAAAGTAAAGAAGCGGATATTACAATTAGTCCAACCAATCCTGGATGTATGAGTATAGCTAACATAGCCATGGCAGCGAAATTAGAAGCTGAAAAAGTAGAAGGCGTGGAAAAAGCAAACATCACAGTTATTGATCACATGATGGCTGACACCATCAATGAAATGGTTAATAAAGAAGAATAA
- the trpD gene encoding anthranilate phosphoribosyltransferase produces MIYDVLDDIIENRRDLTYDESYECMNDLISGDYPDSVISSFLIALRMKKENVDEITGLTQSMRDHAINIDYCPDEYLVESCGTGGDTLKTFNVSTVSSIVASAAGAKISKHGNRSVSSSYGGADALEDLGVNIELSPEKVVNSLQGCNFAFIFAPMYHEATKNVMAIRKELKTRTIFNLIGPITCPTQVTARLTGLYDPNLVEDIAQVSINLGVKRGMIVHGFDEHGNPAMDEISNIGKTKVAFINHGRIDVNYITPEDFGLEYSNREDIKAPSTSKGHLDVINNILNNVTTTKTDKARMDLCLMNSAAILYVANKVSSLKEGVELSREVIEKSIAKKQLEKIIRYSNA; encoded by the coding sequence ATGATTTATGATGTTTTAGATGATATAATAGAAAATAGGAGAGATTTAACATATGATGAGTCCTATGAATGTATGAATGACTTGATTAGTGGGGACTACCCTGATAGTGTCATATCAAGTTTTCTGATAGCATTGAGAATGAAAAAGGAAAATGTTGATGAGATTACCGGTCTAACCCAGAGCATGAGAGACCATGCCATCAATATTGACTACTGTCCTGATGAATACCTGGTTGAAAGCTGTGGTACCGGTGGAGATACCCTAAAAACATTCAATGTCAGTACGGTATCCTCGATTGTTGCCAGTGCAGCCGGTGCTAAAATATCAAAGCATGGAAACAGAAGTGTCAGCAGCAGTTATGGTGGAGCGGATGCTCTTGAAGATTTGGGTGTTAATATTGAATTATCACCTGAGAAAGTTGTTAATTCATTGCAAGGCTGTAACTTTGCATTTATATTTGCACCGATGTATCATGAAGCCACTAAAAATGTTATGGCCATAAGAAAGGAATTGAAAACAAGAACCATATTCAATCTCATAGGTCCCATTACATGTCCGACACAGGTTACTGCCAGATTAACAGGACTATATGATCCAAATCTGGTAGAGGACATTGCACAGGTATCAATTAATCTTGGAGTAAAAAGGGGTATGATTGTTCATGGATTTGATGAACATGGAAATCCTGCAATGGATGAGATATCAAACATTGGAAAGACCAAAGTTGCATTCATAAATCATGGCAGAATTGATGTAAACTACATCACACCCGAGGATTTTGGCCTTGAATATTCAAACAGAGAAGACATCAAGGCACCATCCACCAGCAAAGGACATCTGGATGTCATAAATAACATATTGAATAATGTTACAACAACAAAAACCGATAAGGCACGTATGGACTTATGTCTTATGAATTCTGCAGCCATACTGTATGTGGCCAACAAGGTTTCTTCATTAAAAGAAGGTGTTGAATTGTCAAGAGAGGTTATTGAAAAGTCCATTGCTAAAAAACAATTGGAAAAAATTATCAGATATAGTAATGCTTAG
- a CDS encoding phosphoribosylanthranilate isomerase, with product MDMKVKICGITNRNDLKKIEKLDYDKVGFINIERSKRNVSMNRINQLEQELNYKRSSTLVIEPDNAYDVILKSNRLKIYNIQLHSLSSFDIRYIKWINQYHNFENINITRAIGLKDKIDKSKKRELMDFSTKCDNILLDYVKDGLTGGTNTQIPIDTAIKASKIIKKANNHTEVSLAGGLNYEYLESIYDELKYFDRIDLNSGVEFEPGCKNITEIKKILKLFNN from the coding sequence ATGGATATGAAGGTAAAAATTTGCGGTATAACAAACAGGAATGACCTCAAAAAGATTGAAAAATTAGATTATGACAAGGTAGGTTTTATCAATATAGAACGATCAAAGAGAAACGTTTCAATGAACAGAATCAATCAACTTGAACAAGAATTAAACTATAAACGTTCATCCACCTTGGTAATTGAACCGGACAATGCATATGATGTAATTTTAAAAAGCAACAGGCTGAAAATATATAACATTCAGCTACACAGCCTCAGCAGTTTTGACATCCGATACATCAAGTGGATTAATCAATATCATAACTTTGAAAATATAAACATTACACGGGCAATTGGCCTTAAAGATAAAATTGACAAATCCAAGAAAAGGGAATTGATGGACTTTTCAACCAAATGCGACAATATCCTACTTGATTATGTTAAGGATGGTCTTACCGGTGGTACAAATACACAAATACCAATAGATACTGCAATTAAAGCATCTAAAATCATAAAAAAGGCAAATAATCATACAGAGGTATCTTTGGCTGGTGGATTAAATTATGAGTACCTGGAAAGTATTTATGACGAATTAAAATACTTCGACAGGATTGACTTGAATAGTGGAGTAGAATTTGAACCAGGATGTAAAAACATAACTGAGATAAAAAAGATTTTAAAATTATTCAATAATTGA
- a CDS encoding NAD(P)/FAD-dependent oxidoreductase, whose protein sequence is MDIETDIVVVGAGPGGSLAAREAAKHGAKVLLIDKKAEIGSPKRCAEGVSKSGLEELGINPDPRWIARTSTGVRLVSPDQTSVWMDEDTIDIPESGFVLERKVFDKHMAMDAARAGAKIMIRTRATGLERVDDGIVITAENMGKEIKIHAKIVIAADGPESRVGRWAGLDCNTKFDNMESCVQYEMAGLEMENNNVIQLYFGSVAPGGYTWIFPKGDDIANVGIGVLKTHTDKTAIEHLDEFIKNCPETQNAQAVEINMGGDPVGGLIKERVGDNILVVGDAAGFVNPLTGGGINSALESGAYAGIVAADAIESGDYSAKNLKEYVKLTDENIGKGYDKYKKAKEYLLSLNDDELNDIAHEFVKQDINEINPKTMVKLLIKVSPKALLKLGKLF, encoded by the coding sequence ATGGATATTGAAACAGATATCGTCGTTGTGGGAGCAGGACCTGGTGGTTCACTAGCAGCTAGAGAAGCGGCAAAACATGGTGCTAAGGTATTGTTAATAGATAAAAAAGCAGAAATAGGTTCTCCTAAAAGATGTGCTGAAGGAGTATCCAAGTCCGGTCTTGAGGAATTGGGAATCAATCCAGATCCAAGATGGATTGCAAGAACATCCACGGGTGTCAGATTAGTATCACCAGATCAAACCAGCGTATGGATGGATGAAGATACAATAGACATACCAGAATCTGGTTTCGTACTTGAAAGAAAAGTATTCGACAAGCACATGGCCATGGATGCAGCCCGTGCAGGTGCAAAAATCATGATAAGAACACGTGCAACAGGTCTGGAACGCGTTGATGACGGTATTGTAATAACTGCCGAAAATATGGGAAAGGAAATTAAGATTCATGCCAAAATCGTTATAGCAGCTGACGGTCCAGAATCACGTGTTGGCCGATGGGCAGGATTAGACTGCAATACCAAATTTGACAATATGGAATCATGTGTACAATACGAGATGGCCGGACTGGAAATGGAAAATAACAATGTAATCCAGTTATACTTTGGAAGTGTAGCACCCGGTGGATATACATGGATATTCCCTAAAGGTGATGACATAGCAAATGTAGGTATTGGAGTACTTAAAACACATACCGATAAAACAGCAATCGAACACCTTGATGAATTCATCAAAAACTGTCCTGAAACCCAAAATGCACAAGCCGTTGAAATAAATATGGGCGGAGACCCTGTTGGTGGATTAATCAAAGAACGTGTTGGAGACAACATATTAGTTGTTGGAGATGCTGCAGGTTTTGTTAATCCATTGACTGGTGGTGGAATAAACAGTGCATTGGAATCAGGTGCATATGCAGGTATAGTAGCTGCAGATGCAATAGAAAGCGGAGATTATAGTGCCAAAAACCTTAAAGAATATGTTAAATTGACCGATGAAAATATCGGTAAGGGATATGACAAATATAAAAAGGCCAAAGAATATTTATTATCCTTAAATGATGACGAATTAAATGACATCGCTCATGAATTTGTTAAACAGGACATAAACGAAATTAATCCTAAAACAATGGTTAAACTTTTAATAAAAGTGTCACCTAAAGCTCTTCTAAAATTAGGTAAATTATTCTAA
- the trpE gene encoding anthranilate synthase component I: MNVFGYIKNSIKELKTKKIEIKEAIELFKILYDEYDNVFLFESLEKDNKLSRFSIIGFDPIATINAHNNKVTIKLNDNTLEYTSSNPFMDLKKLTDNDFNRKGFCGGLIGYISYESIKYFEDIPTYDSLYPDFEFGLYLDCIIYDHIHNTCEYLSVNENRLEQIRDVNNKKPQEKTLKYKLIEEDFQEEEYIKAVKKAKEHIINGDIFQAVISNPQNLILEGNKTIFYENLRKINPSPYMYHIKFNNREIIGSSPEMLMRLENNKVETYPIAGTRIRGNNPIEDKQLEEDLLNDQKELAEHLMLVDLARNDIGRISKTKSVNVDQFNQIKKFSHVQHIVSHVCAELNEKYDAIDALSSLFPAGTLSGAPKIRAMEIINDLEKTARGPYGGAVGYFSLNGDADFAITIRTLTTYDNKAELQAGAGIVYDSNPKMEYQECRNKRQALIDTLKKSAEEC; encoded by the coding sequence GTGAATGTTTTTGGCTATATAAAAAATTCAATTAAAGAACTAAAAACCAAAAAAATAGAAATTAAAGAAGCTATAGAATTATTTAAAATATTATATGATGAATACGACAATGTGTTTTTGTTTGAATCACTTGAAAAAGACAATAAACTCTCAAGATTTTCAATTATCGGATTTGATCCGATAGCAACAATAAATGCACACAACAACAAGGTAACGATAAAATTAAATGACAATACACTCGAATACACCTCCTCAAATCCATTCATGGATTTGAAAAAATTAACCGATAACGATTTCAATAGAAAAGGATTTTGTGGAGGATTGATAGGATACATCTCCTATGAATCAATCAAATACTTCGAAGACATACCAACATACGATAGTCTTTATCCTGACTTTGAATTCGGATTATATCTCGATTGCATCATATATGACCATATCCACAATACATGCGAATACCTGAGCGTAAACGAAAATCGTCTAGAACAAATAAGAGATGTAAACAATAAAAAACCACAAGAGAAAACACTTAAATACAAACTCATCGAAGAAGATTTCCAAGAAGAAGAATATATAAAAGCCGTAAAAAAGGCAAAGGAGCATATCATAAATGGAGACATCTTCCAGGCAGTCATTTCAAATCCACAGAACTTAATTCTGGAGGGAAACAAAACAATCTTTTATGAAAATTTAAGAAAGATCAATCCATCACCATACATGTATCACATTAAATTTAACAATAGAGAAATTATCGGTTCCAGTCCAGAAATGTTAATGAGACTTGAAAACAACAAAGTGGAAACTTATCCCATTGCAGGTACAAGGATACGGGGAAATAATCCCATTGAAGATAAACAATTAGAAGAGGATTTGCTCAATGACCAAAAGGAACTGGCTGAACATTTAATGCTGGTTGACCTTGCACGAAATGATATAGGGCGAATAAGTAAAACAAAAAGTGTTAATGTAGACCAGTTTAATCAGATAAAGAAATTTTCACACGTACAGCATATAGTAAGCCATGTATGTGCAGAATTAAACGAGAAATATGATGCAATAGATGCATTAAGTAGCCTGTTTCCAGCGGGAACCCTTAGCGGAGCACCAAAAATACGGGCCATGGAAATCATAAATGATTTGGAAAAAACTGCACGAGGTCCTTATGGTGGAGCGGTAGGTTACTTTTCATTAAACGGTGACGCTGACTTTGCAATCACAATCAGAACATTGACGACTTATGACAACAAAGCAGAATTGCAGGCCGGTGCAGGAATAGTATATGATTCCAATCCTAAAATGGAATATCAGGAATGTAGAAATAAAAGACAGGCACTGATAGATACCCTTAAGAAATCTGCTGAGGAGTGTTAA
- a CDS encoding SWIM zinc finger family protein, with amino-acid sequence MADRILQGYELYKNDNVIVEHYESGHAIFKVKNNKKDDYYLVSMIYGFWNCDCADYQYRNHREPGSFYCKHLQAAQFKLLDILNNLNDKENEE; translated from the coding sequence ATGGCTGACAGAATACTTCAAGGATATGAATTATACAAAAATGATAATGTCATAGTTGAACATTATGAATCTGGACATGCCATATTTAAGGTTAAAAATAATAAAAAAGATGATTATTATTTAGTTTCAATGATTTATGGTTTTTGGAATTGCGATTGTGCTGATTACCAGTATAGAAACCATCGTGAACCTGGAAGCTTTTACTGTAAACACTTACAGGCGGCACAGTTTAAACTTCTGGACATATTGAATAATTTGAACGATAAAGAAAATGAAGAGTAA
- a CDS encoding TIGR04165 family Cys-rich peptide produces MKIEDLLKPCPECGSKDKTQHRDFEREFNAYGANGELKCSNCGYIFITRDEAIDMRRAQEANDKKE; encoded by the coding sequence ATGAAAATTGAAGATTTATTAAAACCTTGCCCTGAATGTGGTTCTAAAGACAAAACCCAACACAGAGATTTTGAAAGAGAATTTAATGCTTACGGTGCCAATGGTGAGTTAAAATGCAGTAACTGTGGATATATATTCATCACCAGAGATGAAGCTATTGACATGAGAAGAGCACAAGAAGCTAACGATAAAAAGGAGTAA
- a CDS encoding amino acid-binding protein: MWKKTIEKFEKYPSQQKVVLKLLQLGLKVTENKKICCGDVEINMSSLAKSINTDRRVIVSTIENILNDDDLKNIFANITPAGPVLSKISQPLGLGVIELEGLAEKYGILSEVSKILADERISILQVYASDPYLTLTPHMTLVTDKLIAGDTIQLLLKIDGITKVSIY, from the coding sequence ATGTGGAAAAAAACTATAGAAAAATTTGAAAAATACCCATCACAGCAAAAGGTCGTTCTTAAATTATTGCAATTGGGACTAAAGGTGACTGAAAATAAGAAAATATGCTGTGGAGATGTAGAAATAAACATGTCATCCCTTGCCAAATCAATAAATACTGACAGAAGGGTAATAGTTTCTACAATAGAAAACATATTAAATGATGATGATTTAAAAAATATATTTGCTAACATAACACCTGCCGGACCCGTTTTGTCAAAAATATCCCAGCCACTGGGATTGGGTGTAATAGAACTGGAGGGATTGGCTGAAAAATATGGTATACTTAGTGAGGTATCAAAAATATTGGCCGATGAAAGAATATCCATACTCCAGGTGTATGCTTCAGACCCCTATCTGACACTGACGCCCCACATGACGCTAGTGACAGATAAACTGATTGCGGGAGATACAATACAGCTGCTATTAAAAATAGATGGTATAACCAAGGTATCAATATATTAA